DNA from Candidatus Binataceae bacterium:
AATCGTTAGAGCTGCGCGCCATTACAAGTCTGGCGCGATTGCTCCGCGATACCGATCGTCGCGGCGAAGCCCGCGGAATGCTCGCTGAGATCTACAACTGGTTCACCGAGGGCTTCGACACGGCGGATCTGAAGGACGCCAAAGCCCTGCTCGATGAACTGAGCGTCGGTGGCGGCGCACACTAATTCGATTGCGGTGGATGTCGCCGATCTAACCTATTTCTGTTCGGGACCGTACTCCACCGGCGGATAATAGGGCCGCTCGCCAAGTGCATCGACGTGCGCGAAGAACTCGGGGCTGGACGCATTGCCCACCGCGATCAGCTCCATCGCTTGCCGCACTAGATGCCACCGCTCAGGGCAGAGCGCTTTCGCCTTATCGAAATATTTCTGGGAATCGAGGCGATGGCCCTGCTCGAGCAGATATTGGCCGAGATGGAAATTCGCCATCGCGAGCGCTTCAGTCGCCGAGGCTCCCTGCACCCGCCGACGCCTTTCCGCGGGCGGCAGCACGTAACTGCTGGCCGCGCCCTTGGCGACCCAGTCGCGGATCGCGTCGATATAGGTCTGGCGCGCGGCCTTGCCTTTGGCAGCGACCGCAGGCGCCATCGCGAAGGTCGTGCGATCCATCGTGCGAAAGCCGTCACTCGCCCCGGCCGCTTCGGCCGGCCTCACGATTTGGCCTTGCTCATCGATCCACACTGCCATCGGAACGTTGGGCATATTGTAGAGTTCAGCTACCACGTGACGCTCGTCGATCAGGCACGGATAAGTTGGCGTGGCCGCGCGTGCGCACTGATCGGCGCTCCAGCCCATCACGTCCTGCAGCGGCGGCGGAATTTCGATCGGCGTCGCCGGCCTGATCCAGTTTGCAACCGCAGCCTTGCCGCCAGAATCGAAGGCGACCGATACGATCGTGAAATTGCTATCCTTCAGCTCTTCCTGTACGGTCTGCCAGACTGGCAGATCAAAGCGGCATCCTCACCACGAGGCCCACGACATCAGCAAGACCTTCTTACCGCGATAGTCTGAGAGTGAATGCTGCTTGCCGTCGAGATCAGGCAGCGTAAAGTCGGGCGCGGCCGCCGCAAAACGCTGCGCGTTCATCGTTTCGACAGCTTCGCCGAGCAGCCAGACGGCGGGCGGCTCGTCATGCACCAGCGGCCGTCCGAGCACATCGGCCAGCGCCGCAAGATTGACGCGATCGCCGGCGCGCACAAATTCCCGGGCTCGCGCCGGCGGAATCGGGACGCAGACCTCGCCGCGGCAAAACCCTTGCGGCTTGAGTTCCCATCCGGTCGCTCCGGCCAAATCCCGCGGCGTCAGCCATAACTGTTCCCCCTCAGCGATGGCGCTCGCTGCACTAAAGGGTTTGCCCTGATCGATTATGGTTGCCGGCATCAAGCGACCTCCCTGCGTCGTTCTCACAATAGGCTGAACCCATCGCTCTTGACTAGCTTCGGCGGGGTGCAAACATCCATTGAAGCTGCTGGAGCGGACCGGAGGAAACGCATGTTGATCGAAACCCCTGCGGGCAATTACACCTTCATTCGCGGCATCGGATCATTCTCGGCGGCGGTCTGTGCGCGACCCGGCTTCGCGATCGTCCACGCGAACTTCCGGCCCCTCGCGCCGCTCACCGAGGCCTACGCTCGTATCGAGCGCCATCTGCAAACGCTGAATCGTCCCCTCGCGGCGCTCTGCGGAATCCAGTTGCGGGTTCCGCGTCCCTTCTCGCGTGAAGGTTTCGAGGAGTTCAATCGCCCATATATCGAACGACTGCGCCGTTGGAGCCTCGAGGTCGAGGGCGCCAACCCGGTCGCGCGCACCAACGTCGCCTTCGAAGTGAATCCGATAGCGGAGCCGGCGATGGCGAGTTTTTTCTACACCGTCCCGAGCCACTATGCACCCCCAACCTGGGTGCTGTCGGGCGTCCCCGAGATCGCGTCACGCGACGGCGGCATCAAAGTGGTTGCTCACGGTGATACCTCGGTCGACGGCTTGCGCCAGAAAACCGCTTGCATTCTCGAAGTGCTCGGCCGTCACCTCGATGAGCTTCAACTCACCTGGAGTCAGGCGACCAGTGTGAATCTCTACGGGGTCCACGATCTGCATCCGCTGATGGCTTCGCTGATCTTGCCCACGATCGGCGAAGCGGCGCGACGCGGAATCACCTGGCATTTCGCGCGCCCGCCCGTCACCGGGCTCGAACTTGAAATCGACGCCTGCGCGGTCCTCCGCGAAGAGATCCTCTAACCCGGGGCGACGCGCCCCTTGGCGAGACAATCGGCGCAGTGGCCGTAGAGCTCGAGCTTATGGCGGATTAGCGTGACGCCGAGCTTGCCCGCGACGCTCTCCTGCAACCGCTCGATGGCGTCGTCCTCGAACTCGATGATCTTGCCGCAGCTCTCGCAGATGAAGTGGTCGTGATGATGTCCGCCGGCGACCTCATAGCGCGCCTGCCCTTCGTCGAAATGGCGCTCCGACAGCAGGCCGCACTCCTTCAGCAGCTTCAGGGTTCGATAGATGGTTGCGTAACCGACGTGCGGGTTGACCTTCTTGACCTCGGCATAGAGTTCCTCGGCGCTGACGTGACGCCGCAGCGCGAAGAAGACACGCGCGATGTCGTCGCGCGGCGCCGTCGATTTGAGCCCGCGATCACGCAGCCGTTCATGGAGCAGCTGCATTCGTTGCTCGGACCGGCTCCGGCTGACCTGCGACGTTACGGCGGGTTCGTGTGCGACGCTGGCTTCCGCGCGCGCCATGATGAAAATCGCTTAAGCGGCAGACCCCGCTTGCAACAGTCGGCGGGCGGCCGGTGACAGGTAGAGCTGTTCGTGATCGCGCTGACGGAGGGCTTCGGCAATAACTTCGATCTGATCGGCGGGCGCCATCTCGCGATCGAGGATAATCAGCTCTCGCGCGCGCAGCCGGCACGCGCCGCCGCGAGCACGGTAGCCGATCTCGCGGAGAATCTTTTCGCGCCGCACCTCCAAACCCAGCCGACCGGCCGCTTCAACCAACTCGTCCGCAAGCTTCATCAGCCGACTGCTCTTTTCGTTCATACCAGCGACGCCACTCGATGCATGATAGCCCACTCGCGGCTCCTCGTGAACCCAGTGGCGGAATCGACCCAAAGCAGCGCGATTGCCGTAGCTTGCGCGGCGCGCAACAGGACCGCATCCTCAGACGATGGAGTCCAATCGCCGCCCGATCTTGAAAATAGGTGTCGTCGATATCGGTATCGAAGAGGTCGCGCTCCCCAACGGACGGACGCTCGAACTCCCGGTCATTCGCCATCCGGGCGCCAGCGCGATCGTAGCGCTCGACCGCGACGGCACAATCGCTTTGCTCACGCAGTATCGCCACGCCGTGGGCGGATGGCATCGCGAGATTCCGGCCGGATGCCGCGACGGTGCCGAAACACCGCTCGAATGCGCAATCCGCGAACTGCGCGAAGAGACCGGCTTAGTCGCCGCTCGCTGGCAACATCTTGGCGGTATCGTCACGATTCCGAGCTTCTGCAACGAGCGGATCGAGCTCTTTCTGGCGCGCGAACTTACTCAGCATGATTCCCGCCTGGAGTCCGACGAGATCATTCGGGTGGAAAGAGTTCATCTCGACGAGGCGCTCGCGATGGTGCGTCGGGGCGAGATTGTTGACGCCAAGACGATCGCCGCGCTCCACCATACCCAAGCCGTTGTGCACTAACGCGCGCAAGGCTGGGTTAGCGGCAAAGCTAGCAGTTATTCGATGTTAACTTCATCAGGGAATAAGAATGTGGTGCTGCCATTCTCGAATTGCACCAGAAACATTCTGCGATCCAGGTTGTTAACCTCGCGCAGTATTAACGGCTTCTCGTCGAAACGCGTCCGTCCTTCCTGATCACGAACCGGCCGCAGCAAATGGCAGCGCCGTCCGATAATTCCCTGTCCGATCGTTCCTGTATGGTTAACCGCTTCCATGTAATGCCACCTTTCCCGTAAGCAAACTTGGTCGGGCCTCCCCACGTCACCTGGGTAATTTGATAGCAAACTTCGGACCGTTTGATAACCTTTGTTTTTTGCTTATCCACAAGATTAGACGAACTGGCCATATCCGAACTTCGATGCGGCTAATTCTCGCAGAAGCTGACATCGTGGCGATGGCCCGACCGTTGAGGAATGGTCAACCTTGTTGCGGATGTGCATTAATTGGGGCGCACCAGCTACAAAGCC
Protein-coding regions in this window:
- a CDS encoding Fur family transcriptional regulator, producing the protein MQLLHERLRDRGLKSTAPRDDIARVFFALRRHVSAEELYAEVKKVNPHVGYATIYRTLKLLKECGLLSERHFDEGQARYEVAGGHHHDHFICESCGKIIEFEDDAIERLQESVAGKLGVTLIRHKLELYGHCADCLAKGRVAPG
- a CDS encoding NUDIX hydrolase, yielding MKIGVVDIGIEEVALPNGRTLELPVIRHPGASAIVALDRDGTIALLTQYRHAVGGWHREIPAGCRDGAETPLECAIRELREETGLVAARWQHLGGIVTIPSFCNERIELFLARELTQHDSRLESDEIIRVERVHLDEALAMVRRGEIVDAKTIAALHHTQAVVH
- a CDS encoding TlpA disulfide reductase family protein — translated: MPATIIDQGKPFSAASAIAEGEQLWLTPRDLAGATGWELKPQGFCRGEVCVPIPPARAREFVRAGDRVNLAALADVLGRPLVHDEPPAVWLLGEAVETMNAQRFAAAAPDFTLPDLDGKQHSLSDYRGKKVLLMSWASWUGCRFDLPVWQTVQEELKDSNFTIVSVAFDSGGKAAVANWIRPATPIEIPPPLQDVMGWSADQCARAATPTYPCLIDERHVVAELYNMPNVPMAVWIDEQGQIVRPAEAAGASDGFRTMDRTTFAMAPAVAAKGKAARQTYIDAIRDWVAKGAASSYVLPPAERRRRVQGASATEALAMANFHLGQYLLEQGHRLDSQKYFDKAKALCPERWHLVRQAMELIAVGNASSPEFFAHVDALGERPYYPPVEYGPEQK